A region of the Fusobacteria bacterium ZRK30 genome:
CTTTACCCCACATATCGATACCCTTATAGACTCAGCACTTTATCTTTTAATATTTTGTGTAGGAATAGATATAGGATTAAATAAGCACATTTTTAAAGATCTAAGAAAACATAGTTTAATTATTTTGATAGTTCCAACTTCTATAATTGCAGGGAGTTTAATAGGAGGACTTATTAGTGGTTATATCTTTCATATACCCACTAACTTAAGTTTGGCCATTTCCTCTGGTTTTGGATGGTATAGCCTTTCTGGGATCATCCTCACGCAATTACACAGTGCAGAGATAGGCACTATAGCCTTTTTAACCAACATCTTTCGAGAACTTATCACTGTGGTTTCTATCCCATTCATTGCAAAATATTTAAATGATTATACTGCTATAGCTCCTGCTGGAGCTACTTCCATGGATTCTACTCTGCCTATAATCTCCAAATACACCAACCCGGAAACTGTTGTTATAGCATTTATCAATGGAATTTTATTGTCTGGATTAGTACCTATCTTAGTTCCTTTTTTCTATACTCTCTAAACAGCTTTAATAAATTTTATTTTTTTATTGACCCTCGTGTAACACTAGGGTATATAATTTTCTCAAATAGGAAAATTCCTATTAAAAATAGTAATGATCGGTCAGTTTTTAGAGTTTTTTTTAATGATAAAGAAAGTTATAAGCTCATACAACTTATCATTCATTACCGAAGGAGGAAAAATTATGAAAATAAAATATCAAATTGTTATGGGAATACTAGGTGCAGTTATTGCATTTCAACCAATTCACGCATCAGAATCTGCACCTTCAGCATTTGGTTTAGGGTTTGATGTACAAAAATTTTATAGACCTTTTACATCAAAAGAAATTACATCTGAAAATCAACAAACATGGCCTTATTACAAATCTGTTAGTTCTCATTGGGATACCTATGCTGCTCACGGGACATCAAAGATTAAACACTCAAATAACCCTGCTAAACTGACAGTTGCAAAAAATGATAAAAGTTTTAATCTAAATATAGAATTTAAAGATGGGAAAAGTTTTATTCAATCATTCCAAGATACTCAGGTTAAAGGATTTATTGTTATGAAAGACAATAACATTATCTTTGAGTTT
Encoded here:
- a CDS encoding lysine exporter LysO family protein, which encodes MTLSIVASVLTGILGGYFLIPESFTPHIDTLIDSALYLLIFCVGIDIGLNKHIFKDLRKHSLIILIVPTSIIAGSLIGGLISGYIFHIPTNLSLAISSGFGWYSLSGIILTQLHSAEIGTIAFLTNIFRELITVVSIPFIAKYLNDYTAIAPAGATSMDSTLPIISKYTNPETVVIAFINGILLSGLVPILVPFFYTL